The following proteins are co-located in the Fusarium verticillioides 7600 chromosome 7, whole genome shotgun sequence genome:
- a CDS encoding hypothetical protein (At least one base has a quality score < 10): MESKSSSDNPTNVSQEKGTTITEHPGDVQAGGGFAFQEESKWTRNGLTLESFQRRRDTGDHELDRRMKPRHLQMIAIGGSIGAGFFVGSGKALYTGGPGSVLIDFIIIGAMIFNVVFALGELAVMYPVSGGFYIYSSRFIDPSWGFAMGWNYVAQWATVLPLELTICAVCIEYWNDELSPGIFIAIFLVAIILINIFGGIGYAEEEFWSSCLKLGATVAFMIISLVLVCGGGPSHGRYNEYWGTRYWREDPGAFKNGFKGFCSVFVTAAFSFAGTELVGLAAAESENPTKALPGAIKQVFWRITLFFVLGLFFIGLLIKSTDDRLNISGYSNAKASPFVLVGEYSGLTGKADFMNVIILVSVLTLGVSCVYGGSRTLTAMAQNGYAPKVFTYIDRGGRPLVSVAVHILMGFIAFVNLDPKGGQIFDWLLALSGLSTLFTWGSICLAHIRFRKAWARQGHTLDEIPFRAAFGVVGSWISLGLICLVLIAQFYVAITAPPGESGMGTVEGFFISYLALPVVLAFWAIGYLWKREGWLSIDKIDVDTGRREHNWDEINAYRAKVATWPAWRRFLNKIM, from the exons ATGGAATCAAAGAGTTCCAGCGACAACCCGACCAATGTGTCCCAGGAGAAGGGCACTACCATCACCGAGCACCCTGGCGATGTCCAGGCCGGTGGTGGCTTCGCCTTCCAGGAGGAAAGCAAGTGGACCCGAAATGGTCTCACTCTCGAGTCCTTCCAGCGCCGCAGGGACACCGGTGACCATGAGCTTGATCGTCGTATGAagcctcgccatcttcagatgATTGCCATCGGTGGTTCTATCGGTGCTGGTTTCTTCGTCGGCTCAGGAAAGGCCCTTTACACTGGC GGTCCTGGATCTGTtctcatcgacttcatcatTATCGGTGCTATGATCTTCAACGTTG TCTTCGCTCTCGGTGAACTTGCCGTCATGTATCCCGTGTCTGGTGGTTTCTATATCTACTCGTCTCGCTTTATCGATCCTTCTTGGGGTTTCGCCATGGGTTGGAACTATGTCGCACAATGGGCTACCGTTTTACCACTCGAACTGACAATCTGTGCTGTCTGTATTGAATATTGGAATGATGAGCTCTCGCCCGGAATCTTCATTGCAATCTTCCTTGTtgccatcattctcatcaacatctttggcGGTATCGGATACGCTGAGGAAGAGTTTTGGTCATCTTGCCTCAAGCTCGGAGCTACTGTGGCTTTCATGATCATCTCTCTCGTCCTTGTCTGCGGTGGCGGTCCTTCCCACGGTCGATACAACGAGTACTGGGGCACACGCTACTGGAGAGAGGACCCCGGTGCTTTCAAGAACGGTTTCAAGGGATTCTGCTCTGTCTTCGTCACTGCTGCCTTCTCTTTTGCCGGTACTGagcttgttggtcttgctgctgctgagtctgAGAACCCTACCAAGGCTCTCCCTGGCGCCATCAAGCAGGTTTTCTGGCGTATCACCCTGTTCTtcgttcttggtctcttcttcatcggccTTCTTATCAAGTCCACTGATGACCGACTTAACATTTCCGGCTACTCCAACGCCAAGGCCTCGCCTTTCGTGCTTGTTGGCGAGTACTCCGGCCTTACTGGTAAAGCTGACTTCATGAATGTCATTATCCTGGTCTCTGTTCTAACTCTTGGTGTGTCTTGTGTTTACGGTGGCTCCCGTACCCTGACTGCCATGGCTCAGAACGGATATGCTCCCAAGGTGTTCACCTACATCGACCGTGGTGGCCGCCCCCTTGTTTCCGTCGCTGTCCACATTCTCATGGGTTTCATCGCTttcgtcaaccttgatccCAAGGGTGGACAGATCTTTGACTGGCTCCTGGCTCTTTCTGGTCTCTCGACCCTGTTCACCTGGGGTTCTATCTGCCTTGCCCACATTCGCTTCCGCAAGGCTTGGGCTCGACAAGGCCACACTCTGGATGAGATTCCTTTCAGGGCCgcttttggtgttgtcgGCTCCTGGATCAGTCTCGGCCTCATCTGTCTCGTCCTTATTGCCCAG TTCTATGTTGCTATCACTGCTCCTCCTGGTGAATCTGGTATGGGAACTGTCGAGGGATTCTTCATCTCGTACCTCGCTTTGCCTGTTGTCCTTGCCTTCTGGGCTATTGGCTATCTCTGGAAGCGTGAGGGTTGGCTGTCAATCGACAAGATCGATGTCGACACTGGCCGACGTGAGCACAACTGGGACGAGATCAACGCTTACCGTGCCAAGGTTGCCACTTGGCCCGCTTGGCGACgcttcctcaacaagatcatgtAA